One segment of Tamlana crocina DNA contains the following:
- a CDS encoding multidrug efflux SMR transporter, whose product MNWLLLVVAGLFEVAFAFCLGKAKESAGNEMYLWYLGFLLTLAVSMALLVKATQTLPIGTAYAVWTGIGAVGTVLVGIFVFNEPTTFLRLLFLSTLIMSIIGLKAVSH is encoded by the coding sequence TTGTCGCTGGGCTTTTTGAGGTTGCATTTGCGTTTTGTTTAGGTAAAGCAAAAGAGTCTGCTGGAAATGAAATGTACTTGTGGTACTTAGGGTTTTTACTTACACTGGCTGTAAGTATGGCACTTTTGGTAAAAGCCACGCAAACATTGCCCATTGGTACGGCCTATGCCGTTTGGACAGGTATTGGGGCAGTGGGTACCGTGTTGGTCGGTATTTTTGTTTTTAACGAGCCTACCACTTTTTTAAGACTTTTGTTTCTTTCAACATTGATTATGTCTATAATCGGGCTGAAAGCCGTGTCTCATTAA